Below is a window of Candidatus Hydrogenedentota bacterium DNA.
ACCCATGCGCTGTGCCATCCACAAAGTGGGCAGACTCACATAACCGCCCAGACCAAAGACCGCCTGGGGCTGAAAGACTTTAAGATAAAACCAAGCCCGTAAAATGGAATAGCTGAGTTTCATGCCCGTCCAAAGCATGCGCGGTGATTTTTTCCGTGTCCATCCTTCTATCGGTAAGCTTCGAAATGGTACGCCATTTGTTTGCGCGGCTTTCTCT
It encodes the following:
- a CDS encoding undecaprenyldiphospho-muramoylpentapeptide beta-N-acetylglucosaminyltransferase, encoding MRIMITGGGTGGHTSPGLAVIEELRRRDPQLLLQWIGKRGGMEEKAAQTNGVPFRSLPIEGWTRKKSPRMLWTGMKLSYSILRAWFYLKVFQPQAVFGLGGYVSLPTLWMAQRMG